The following are encoded in a window of Phragmites australis chromosome 22, lpPhrAust1.1, whole genome shotgun sequence genomic DNA:
- the LOC133905284 gene encoding HIPL1 protein-like, which produces MRLGAVIFGCALLLLLPASRAFPLCTDQRAPVVLNKTLGFCASYSGSSCCDAAADSALRKQLDAMNVSDAACAAVLKSIICAKCSPYSADLFNAGPKIRTIPFLCNSTSSTTSAQSKETTQDYCKLVWETCKDVRILNSPFQPPLQGSATLPSSSSKLTDAWQSENDFCTSFGGAPNDQSVCFSGNAVSFNTTQPSPSPKGICLERIDNGSYLNMAPHPDGSNRIFLGSQAGKIWLATVPEQGSGGTLQFEEASPFVDLTDQVHFDSKFGLMGMAFHPNFATNGRFFASYNCDRTKSPSCTGRCSCNSDVDCDPSKLGTDNGAQPCQYQVVVSEYSAKGSSSNVSEVTSADPFEVRRIFTMGLPYTSQHGGQVLFGPTDGYLYLMMGDGGGKGDPFNFAQNKKSLLGKIMRLDIDNTLRESEINNKSLWGNYSIPKDNPYADDSVLEPEIWALGLRNPWRCSFDSERPSYFYCGDVGQDLYEEVDLISKGGNYGWRAYEGPLVYHPSWAPGGNTSLNSINAIPPIMGYSHSDVNKNIGSASIMGGYVYRGSTDPCLYGRYLYADLYASVMWTGTETPDSSGNYTSTLIPFSCSKDSPIPCDTAAGSPLPSLGYIYSFGEDNSKDIYVLASKGVYRVVRPSLCDYTCPTEKAATNNGATPPAPSSKAPATGKTSKEMGVLLLSVIMFWVLVT; this is translated from the exons ATGCGGCTCGGCGCCGTCATCTTCGGCTGCGcgctcctcctgctcctccctgCCTCGCGTGCCTTCCCGCTATGCACCGACCAAA GGGCGCCGGTGGTGCTCAACAAGACGCTCGGCTTCTGCGCCTCCTACAGCGGCAGCAGCTGCtgcgacgccgccgccgactCCGCGCTGCGCAAGCAGCTCGACGCCATGAACGTCTCCGACGCTGCCTGCGCCGCCGTCCTCAAGTCCATCATCTGCGCG AAATGCAGTCCATACTCTGCTGACTTGTTCAACGCTGGGCCAAAGATCCGGACAATTCCTTTCCTGTGCAACTCTACCTCCTCAACAACTTCTGCTCAATCCAAGGAAACCACACAGGACTACTgcaaacttgtttgggaaactTGCAAGGATGTGAGAATACTGAACTCTCCCTTTCAACCTCCCCTGCAAGGCAGTGCGACGCTTCCTAGTTCATCGTCAAAGCTTACTGATGCCTGGCAATCCGAAAATGACTTTTGTACATCGTTTGGTGGCGCGCCAAATGACCAGTCAGTTTGCTTCAGTGGCAATGCAGTTTCATTTAACACCACCCAACCTTCACCCTCTCCTAAAGGGATATGCCTAGAGAGGATTGATAATGGATCCTACCTTAACATGGCTCCTCACCCTGATGGCTCCAATAGAATCTTCTTGGGCAGCCAAGCTGGGAAGATATGGCTGGCAACTGTCCCTGAGCAAGGATCTGGAGGTACTCTGCAATTCGAAGAAGCAAGCCCATTTGTTGATCTGACTGACCAGGTCCACTTTGATTCGAAGTTTGGACTCATGGGTATGGCTTTTCATCCGAATTTCGCAACCAATGGCCGCTTCTTTGCCTCTTACAACTGTGATAGGACAAAGTCACCCAGCTGCACGGGGAGATGCTCCTGCAATTCTGATGTGGATTGTGATCCCTCAAAGCTCGGTACCGATAATGGTGCTCAACCATGCCAGTATCAAGTTGTTGTATCGGAATATTCGGCCAAAGGTTCCTCATCAAACGTTTCTGAG GTAACGTCTGCTGATCCGTTTGAAGTTAGAAGGATTTTTACTATGGGGCTACCTTACACATCTCAACATGGAGGCCAAGTACTTTTTGGTCCTACCGATGGCTACCTCTACCTAATGATGGGGGATGGTGGAGGAAAGGGAGACCCTTTTAATTTCGCTCAGAACAAAAAGTCACTTCTGGGAAAAATTATGAGGCTTGACATTGACAATACACTGA gAGAGAGTGAAATCAATAACAAAAGTTTATGGGGTAATTATTCTATTCCAAAAGACAACCCGTACGCTGATGATAGTGTCTTGGAACCAGAAATTTGGGCATTGGGTCTTAGAAACCCGTGGAGATGCAGCTTTGATTCGGAGAGGCCTTCCTACTTCTACTGTGGAGATGTTGGTCAG GATCTATATGAAGAAGTAGATTTGATATCCAAAGGTGGAAACTATGGATGGCGTGCGTATGAGGGGCCACTTGTTTATCATCCATCATGGGCACCTGGAGGAAACACATCACTCAACTCCATTAACGCCATTCCTCCGATCATGGGATACAGCCATTCTGATGTCAATAAGAACATTGGATCCGCATCGATCATGGGCGGTTATGTCTACCGAGGCTCTACTGATCCTTGCTTGTATGGAAG GTACTTGTATGCTGATCTTTACGCCTCAGTCATGTGGACTGGCACAGAGACCCCGGACAGCAGCGGGAACTACACCTCCACTCTGATTCCCTTCAGCTGCTCCAAGGACTCCCCAATACCCTGTGACACCGCTGCTGGGAGCCCCCTCCCATCACTGGGCTACATATACTCCTTCGGTGAGGACAACAGCAAGGACATCTATGTCTTGGCCAGCAAAGGCGTCTACCGAGTCGTCAGGCCCAGCCTCTGTGACTACACTTGTCCAACAGAGAAAGCTGCAAC